One window from the genome of Sphaerotilus microaerophilus encodes:
- a CDS encoding alpha/beta hydrolase translates to MSQPTLVFSHANGFPAGTYRLLFEQWRAAGWRVEAVEKFGHDPRWPVSSNWPKLREQLIHFIEGLQAGGPVGPVVLVGHSLGGFLSLLAASHRPELVRAIVLLDSPLITGWRAQGLRFAKANPLLMRRFSPGRVAERRRQHWPSLEACRAHYAAKAVFAAWDPRVLDDYVAAGTEPDLGDPQGGVRLAFDRTTESHIYDTLPHHLGEVLRLHPLRCPVGFIGGNHSRELRAVGVEATRRLTHGRIRILQGGHLFPMERPEVAAGEVLSLIAELTG, encoded by the coding sequence ATGTCCCAGCCCACCCTCGTCTTCAGCCACGCCAACGGCTTCCCGGCCGGCACCTACCGCCTGCTGTTCGAGCAGTGGCGCGCCGCCGGCTGGCGCGTCGAGGCGGTGGAGAAGTTCGGCCACGACCCGCGCTGGCCGGTCAGCAGCAACTGGCCCAAGCTGCGCGAGCAGCTGATCCACTTCATCGAGGGCCTGCAGGCCGGCGGCCCGGTGGGCCCTGTGGTTTTGGTGGGCCACTCGCTGGGCGGCTTCCTGAGCCTGCTGGCGGCCAGCCACCGGCCCGAGCTGGTGCGCGCCATCGTGCTGCTGGACTCCCCGCTGATCACCGGCTGGCGGGCCCAGGGGCTGCGCTTCGCCAAGGCGAACCCGCTGCTGATGCGCCGCTTCTCGCCCGGGCGGGTGGCCGAGCGCCGCCGCCAGCACTGGCCCTCGCTGGAAGCCTGCCGCGCGCACTACGCGGCCAAGGCGGTGTTCGCCGCCTGGGACCCCCGCGTGCTGGACGACTACGTGGCCGCCGGCACCGAGCCCGATTTGGGTGATCCGCAGGGCGGTGTGCGCCTGGCCTTCGACCGCACGACCGAGAGCCACATCTACGACACCCTGCCGCACCACCTGGGCGAGGTGCTGCGGCTGCACCCGCTGCGCTGCCCGGTGGGCTTCATCGGCGGCAACCACTCGCGCGAACTGCGTGCAGTGGGCGTGGAGGCGACGCGTCGGCTCACCCACGGGCGCATCCGCATCCTGCAGGGGGGACACCTCTTCCCGATGGAGCGGCCCGAGGTGGCGGCGGGCGAGGTGCTGTCTCTGATCGCCGAACTGACGGGCTGA
- a CDS encoding CTP synthase, whose translation MTKFVFVTGGVVSSLGKGIAAASLAAILESRGLKVTLIKLDPYLNVDPGTMSPFQHGEVFVTDDGAETDLDLGHYERFITTRMKRSNNFTSGQIYKTVLEKERRGDYLGKTVQVIPHVTNEIQAFVKRGAGLLPDSVQEPVDVAICEIGGTVGDIESLPFLEAVRQMALKLGPNNAAFVHLTYVPWIAAAGELKTKPTQHTVQKMREIGIQPDALLCRADRPIPDEERDKISLFTNVARHGVISVWDADSIYKVPRMLHEQGLDELICMKLQLFTKPANLKRWDRLVSEVEHPLGEVTIAMAGKYTELSDSYKSLNEALRHAGIHHHVKVNIEYVDSETLTPETVGQLAKFDAILVPGGFGKRGIEGKILAAQYAREQRIPYLGICLGMQVATIEYARHMAGLEGANSTEFEPHGPHPVIALIDEWQDADGSIQKRDANSDLGGTMRLGAQSSDVKPGTIAHTIYGDVVTERHRHRYEANEKYLDRLQRAGLVISAITQREKLTEMIELPREVHPWFVGVQFHPEFKSTPWDGHPLFIGYIDAALKHQAEAQAAAKDKGAQQGHQEKA comes from the coding sequence ATGACCAAGTTCGTTTTCGTCACCGGCGGCGTGGTGTCCTCCCTCGGCAAGGGCATCGCTGCGGCCTCGCTGGCCGCGATCCTGGAATCGAGGGGCCTGAAGGTCACCCTGATCAAGCTCGACCCGTACCTGAATGTGGATCCGGGCACGATGTCGCCCTTCCAGCACGGCGAGGTCTTCGTCACCGACGACGGCGCCGAGACCGACCTGGACCTGGGCCACTACGAGCGCTTCATCACGACCAGGATGAAGCGTTCGAACAACTTCACCAGCGGCCAGATCTACAAGACGGTGCTGGAGAAGGAGCGCCGCGGCGACTACCTCGGCAAGACGGTGCAGGTGATCCCGCACGTCACCAACGAGATCCAGGCCTTCGTCAAGCGCGGCGCCGGCCTGCTGCCTGACAGCGTTCAGGAGCCGGTGGACGTGGCGATCTGCGAGATCGGCGGCACCGTGGGCGACATCGAGTCGCTGCCCTTCCTGGAGGCGGTGCGCCAGATGGCGCTCAAGCTGGGCCCCAACAACGCCGCCTTCGTGCACCTGACCTACGTGCCCTGGATCGCGGCGGCCGGCGAGCTCAAGACCAAGCCGACCCAGCACACGGTGCAGAAGATGCGCGAGATCGGCATCCAGCCCGACGCGCTGCTGTGCCGCGCCGACCGGCCGATCCCCGACGAGGAGCGCGACAAGATCAGCCTGTTCACCAACGTGGCGCGCCACGGCGTGATCTCGGTGTGGGACGCCGACTCGATCTACAAGGTGCCGCGCATGCTGCATGAGCAGGGCCTGGACGAGCTGATCTGCATGAAGCTGCAGCTGTTCACCAAGCCGGCCAACCTCAAGCGCTGGGACCGCCTGGTCAGCGAGGTGGAGCACCCGTTGGGCGAGGTGACGATTGCGATGGCCGGCAAGTACACCGAGCTGTCGGATTCGTACAAGTCGCTCAACGAGGCGCTGCGCCACGCCGGTATCCACCACCACGTCAAGGTCAACATTGAGTACGTCGATTCCGAGACGCTCACGCCCGAGACGGTTGGGCAGCTCGCGAAGTTCGACGCCATCCTGGTGCCCGGCGGTTTCGGCAAGCGCGGCATCGAGGGCAAGATCCTGGCGGCGCAGTACGCCCGCGAACAGCGCATCCCCTACCTCGGCATCTGCTTGGGCATGCAGGTGGCCACCATCGAGTACGCCCGCCACATGGCCGGGCTGGAAGGCGCCAATTCCACCGAGTTCGAGCCCCATGGCCCGCACCCGGTGATCGCCCTGATCGACGAGTGGCAGGATGCCGACGGCTCGATCCAGAAGCGCGACGCCAACTCCGACCTCGGCGGCACGATGCGCCTGGGCGCGCAGAGCTCGGACGTCAAGCCCGGCACGATTGCGCACACCATCTATGGCGACGTGGTCACCGAGCGCCACCGCCACCGCTACGAGGCCAACGAGAAGTACCTCGACCGCCTGCAGCGTGCCGGCCTGGTGATCTCGGCGATCACCCAGCGCGAGAAGCTCACCGAGATGATCGAGCTGCCACGCGAGGTGCACCCCTGGTTCGTCGGTGTGCAGTTCCACCCCGAGTTCAAGTCCACCCCCTGGGACGGCCACCCGCTGTTCATCGGGTACATCGACGCGGCGCTGAAGCATCAAGCCGAGGCCCAGGCCGCCGCCAAGGACAAGGGCGCCCAGCAGGGCCATCAGGAGAAGGCATGA
- a CDS encoding proteasome-type protease, whose product MTYCIGIRLNAGLVFLSDSRTNAGIDSISTFRKMIVYEKPGDRFMCLLSAGNLSISQSVREILQVEKIPGPEGEDPITLWNAKSMFDVARVLGAAVRRVYAQDGPALKQNGIDFIASFILGGQIGGEGMRMFLVYSAGNFIEATRETCFFQVGESKYGKPILDRMLTPTTPLDVAAKAALVSMDSTLKSNLSVGLPLDLLVYRAGELAADQVVCIDEQNPYFQMIHSTWGQRLREVFDGIDDPRWDGGDATHPLISRSERYEPMKKIASPGDRVI is encoded by the coding sequence ATGACCTACTGCATCGGCATCCGCCTGAACGCCGGCCTGGTGTTCCTCTCCGATTCGCGCACCAACGCGGGGATCGACTCGATCAGCACCTTCCGCAAGATGATCGTCTACGAGAAGCCGGGCGACCGCTTCATGTGCCTGCTGTCGGCCGGCAACCTGAGCATCTCGCAGTCGGTGCGCGAGATCCTGCAGGTGGAGAAGATCCCCGGGCCGGAAGGGGAGGACCCGATCACCCTCTGGAACGCCAAGAGCATGTTCGACGTGGCTCGCGTGCTCGGCGCGGCGGTGAGGCGCGTTTACGCCCAGGACGGTCCGGCGCTCAAGCAGAACGGCATCGACTTCATCGCCAGCTTCATCCTCGGCGGGCAGATCGGTGGCGAGGGCATGCGCATGTTCCTGGTCTACTCGGCCGGCAACTTCATCGAGGCCACGCGCGAGACCTGCTTCTTCCAGGTGGGCGAGAGCAAGTACGGCAAGCCCATCCTGGACCGCATGCTCACGCCGACCACGCCGCTGGACGTGGCGGCCAAGGCGGCGCTGGTGTCGATGGACTCGACGCTCAAGTCCAACCTCTCGGTGGGCCTGCCGCTGGACCTGCTGGTCTACCGGGCCGGCGAACTGGCGGCCGACCAGGTGGTCTGCATCGACGAGCAGAACCCCTACTTCCAGATGATCCACAGCACCTGGGGGCAGCGCCTGCGCGAGGTGTTCGATGGCATCGACGACCCGCGCTGGGACGGCGGCGACGCCACCCACCCGCTGATCTCGCGCTCCGAGCGCTACGAGCCGATGAAGAAGATCGCCTCGCCCGGCGACCGGGTGATCTGA